The genomic region ggtaaaacgcTCATAAAAATtatcttctttttctttctattcCAGACTACCAAGAAGTATGTGCAGCGTTATCAAGGATACAGAAAGCGCTTGCGTCGAGCGGCGAGAGCGCTTTAGCAGCCAGGGTCGGGGGTACAGCCAGCGTGCTGCTGTGTCCCGCGCTACGGACAGCCTTGGCCACCAGGTCTGCTGTGCTCACGGCCACCACGCACAAGCGACCAGGGCTGTCTCCACCACAGACGCATCGGGCTACTGATCGATTAAAAGATGTAAGTACAGAATAgactcttaattttttttaaagaatattagccatgttaaatgactaatattcccctttcctctccaactaagcgtcaggcttgtgctaggagtaggtacgacaatagtgcaacgggcggggccgtcgcgcgtcgacctttcggtcttcagtacccgtagtacaagattttacgtctcaccaaaccaaaccaaattcgagagtcgaaatacttccgcgttacagtaaaatggacctaaacagccttgaattgaagtcaaatattcaatgccactgattttaatttcgcaatgtttccactcggagcgctggctgtagaagtgtagacaaacttgagctttaaaacaaggcacttaagatccagtttactgtaacgcggaagtatttcgactctcgaatttggtttggtttggtgagacgtaaaatcttgtactacgggtacggtccactcctttaccggttgagctattgaggcgaATTTATTAAAGAATACCTGTTTGTTGtacctgagtttgttgtgggcttcttctcagaacagggcgcgtttggaacagTACGTACATACTATACTGTACGTACAACAGTACGTGCTGTCATCAATGAACACCATGTAGTAAGCTCAATACAGGATTCGACCTTTAAAATATAATCTACAATATAGGATTACAAAAAACTTGAACAAAATATGGCGGCCTCAAAACAACTGTTGCCTTTGGCGGCTATATTGACCACATACTAGCGGAAAGTGTCAAGCCAAGCCTGTAAGCCTTTCAATAGTAGCCTATTACCGGTATTATTTTAGTGCCGCACTTGtgcgataataaaatattacggcATGGATTCTGTAGGCGGCCACTTGTTCGGTAATATTTTTATCGTTGGTACATGTGCGGTAATAGTCTACAGTATTTAAAGCATtgaaaattgtattttcaaaagcGGTTGTTTCAAAATCTTAACTGTAGATATTTCGTCCACATTATTCTCAGTAGATTAAAATTGGTTCTGTGGTGGTAGAATCAGACATTTCAAAGTGCCTATAAATTCTGAAATAAACGTGGTTTTgtagtttgtaataaaaaagtggtcttcaaaatgtttatttttattgattccAGTGCATAGATGTACTAGGATCGCATACGGCGTCGGGAGGTGAAACGTCGGCGCTAGCGGCGGAACTGCTCTCCATACTGGGCGGGCTGGAGCTGGAGAGCTTGATACAGGCGCACGACCAAGCGGCCGCCCTGCTCGACCCCACCTGCTTTACGAGAGGGAAGAGAAATAAGGTGCCTTCATAATAATTTACcttacctttatttttatttttagagtgctgatagcctagtggttaagacgtcagccagCCTCTTATTCGGggggttgggggttcgatcccgggcacgctcctctaacctttcggagttatgtgcgaagcaatgaaatatcacttgctttaacggtgaagaaaaacaccgtgaggaaacctgcatgcctaagagttctcaataatgttctcaaaagtgtgtgaagtctgctaatccacacttggccagcgtggtagactatagccaaatcgttctcattctgagatgagacctgTGCTCAATAATGAGCCGATGCGGCACGGCGATGGtttcgtgatgatgatgatgtaggatTTGTGGTGACCATTTTTGCATGGCATAAAAATAGTCTACGTAAGTCACAGATAAGTGTTACTTACGTGCGGGCTTAGTCACAGTTCACACAGTGCTATAAaagtaatattcaataattttattggtatcaccgtttaattacttttaattaataaaacatttaacaCAATTAATTTTGTGTCATTGTCAATTAATGGGCTAAATATGTTTTGGAGTCGGTAATTTTatggttataattttattagatgATTTTAAAcgacttgctcaaaaaagtagtacctataatatttttagggatCATGTATGTACTCGTATGTATGTGAGCTTCTTTATTCTAATATAGCTTCTTAATGCcccaatagatttagatgtgtgatatatgggccgaaacgcgggagagCACTTGTTCGGTAGGTACGTGCTCTTTGGCGTGTTCCCAGGGCGCCTTCTTGGCTCTCTACAAATTCTTTTCTATCTACTTCCTTGTCCCTATATGTCTTTttcctttctggggcagacgtcacaGTTACAATATTCCTGTCACCGATCGTGGTGTCTCATGTTACCCACTTCCGCTCTCCTCCTCCGCGCTCCGCACGTCCTCTTCCTCCTCACTTACTTGGCAACGcagttgcatttttttaatcaacactTTTTCTATTCTAGACTGGCTTCAACAATTACAAGGGCGACGAGAAGTATCCAACGCACTCGCCGGACGACCCGAGCgaaaatatcaaaattattaaaatagaaaaaactaATGAACCACTTGGTAAGTTCAAATCTCCACATTTAGATGACACAGTTgtcgtcaatcgatagacgtccacaactACATTGGCCTTTTGTCGGGGATTCCACACACTGTGGTTTTGTGCcgctgcgacttgtttgatatcGTCTGGCTCTGTACACCTTACGTTGACGTTGACCTTCAGTcagccaacgctgcgcttttggTGCGAAGtctccattccagcactttATGGCCTAACAACATCTGTCGGTTCTTTGAACTGTGTCAAAGGGCAATGTATGTCGAGTGGCAAAGGACTAGGCACATGCTCCGccctttgccacttcagcgtcgcAACCCGGTGAACGATATAATTCCGACCAAAGCATGTCTCAATGGggataaatacttaaataataaacagAATGAATTGTCACAGGTGCTACAGTAAGAAATGAAGGCGAAGCAGTAATCATCGGTAGGATAGTCAGAGGAGGGGCGGCGGAGAAGTCAGGGCTACTGCACGAAGGTGATGAGGTAAGAACTGCTTTTTAAATACATTTGCTCTTCTGTCAAAACTGTAAAGCAGACTTACCACACTTGGGTGACCAAAATATTACCGCGCAATTATTATTAGCTAACAAAGTTGTGCGATAATATTCATTATCACACTAGTGcagtaataattaaaatggcCACCAAATGATGACTCCATCTCATATCGAGGTGCTTTAATGTAGCAAGTAGATAAATTAAAATCCATTTCTTAATAACCACATACCATAATCCATTTTCTAGAAAGGAATTCCGCTCgcatattttttcatttgttaGTTATTCTAAATAGAAAATACCAACGTCATCTGATGATGAATAGACCGAAGCTagctcattttttttaaagtcacgTATAATATTCCTATTTCTCTCTCGGCTCTACTACTCGCTATTAGCGgtacatataagtcccgcaaattgctaatgcgcgtgaccgccattttagtgacgtcagcactagactgaagttttgagctgatggtgtattttatttcggctgacgtcaaaatgccgTCATttggatgttaatgagacatggttccagcgcaatagcaatttgcgggactgatACCTATTTAAGTGCGGGTTTAGGATATGCTTTACTCTAAAGAGTATTTATTTGTTTCTTTAAAGCTATTGGAAGTGAACGGTGTAAGCATGCGCGGCAAATCAGTGCACGAAGTATGCCAGGTACTGGGCGGGCTGGCGGGCACGCTCAGCGTGGTGCTGGCGCCGCGCGGCCGGCCTCGCGCGCCGCCCGCACACCGTGTCCTGCACGTCCGAGCGCACTTCGACTACGATCCTGAAGACGACGTGTACATACCGTGCCGGGAGCTTggtgagtcatcatcatcattagcccATCGCCAGCTCGCTATACATATATACGCTGAGctcaggtctcctctcagaacgagaagggtttggccatagtccactacgctgaccaagtgtggattagcagatTTCCTGAGAAATGTCAGTTACACTTTTTAACAACAAGATGTCGGCTTAGTGCTTTTTGCATTTACAGTAAatagaaaaagagagtaaaagtggacagggaagcacttatctctatgagagatctctaccagtgacccttggcagtgcgagaggttgtaacttgtaaagtAGAATAGGCACAAAAAAAAGATATAAATACCAATATTCCTAAATGTTGACACCATTAAATTGTATCATTCTGTTAATTCCAGGTATCAGCTTTCAAAAAGGTGATGTGCTACACGTGATAAGTCGTGAGGACCCTAACTGGTGGCAAGCCTTCCGAGAGGGAGAGGAGGACCAGACCCTCGCGGGACTAATACCAAGCCAGGCCTTCCAGCATCAGTGAGTGAAATAGATCACTTTAGATTTTATATCGTGTTCTCTAATAAAAATTgaagtcataatagctttttATGCAGCAAGTGCGCAAAGTAGGAAATTATAATCGAGGCGTAAAATTTAATAATGTGTGtaattattgttgttatttGTACATTTGTACCCGTGATTAATGACTTAAATAATCTAGATATTACACTGTGCTGAAAGTTTACTATTTAAGACACAAATAAGCGTTGCTTAAGTGCAAGCTTAGGTCATGCAGtgctataataaaataagttttattgtttttgataGGTGTTATATgtaattactagataatgcccgcgtgggttttcaaaaatcccgtgggaactctttgatattccaggataaaaagtagcctacgtcactctccaggtctttaactatactcatgcaaaaatcacgtcaatcggttgctccgttgcgacgtgattgaaggacaaaccaattaaccaacaaacaaacacgctttcgcatttataatatgggtactgatgagtGTTTCGTTATAGGCGTGAATCGATGAAGCTATCGCTAGCGGGGGAAGCGGGGGAGGGCGAGCGGCGCGCGCGTAAAGGTGCGACGTTGCTGTGCGCAGGacgcgtgcggcgccgcaagCCGCGCAAACCTACCAGCGAAGCGGGCTACCCACTGTATGCTGCAACCGCACCTGAtggtaaacattttttatttatttttagggttccgtacctcaaaaggaaaaacggaacccttataggatcactttgttgtttgtctgtctgtcaagaaacctacaaggtacttcccgttgacctagaatcatgaaatttggcaagtaggtaggtcttatagctggctttaggggaaaaatctgaaaaccgtgaatttagggttaaatcacacaaaaaaaataaaattgtggtcatgaactaataattagtattttaaatattcgaagtaagataactgtacaaAGGGATtgcaattactttttatataagtaggtatggcatcatattgtaggtatatcaaatctttgaaagagcaaccgccgagtttcttcctggttcttctcggtaggaaaggcattccgaaccagtggtagatgcattcgacGATTCAAAGGCGtaatagaaaaaaaagtaaaagtttaatagaaaaaaaatatttttatttatttattttcagactagcttatgcccgcgacttcgtccgcgtggactacaaaaatttcgaacccctattttacccccttaggggttacattttcaaaaatcctttcttagcggatgcctacgtcataatagctatctgcatgccaaatttcagctcgatccgtccagtagtttgagctgtgcgttgatagatcagtcagtcagtcgtcaccttttcgttttatatatttagattaaaaatatttttattttatttatttatttgtttttagatTACGAGCAAGACGAAATTCTCACATACGAAGAGGTAGCGCTGTACTACCCGCGTGCTTCCAACAAGCGGCCGATCGTGCTCATCGGGCCCCCCAACATCGGCCGGCACGAGCTCCGCCAGAGGCTGATGGAGGATAGCTCCAGGTTCGCCGCGGCTGTGCCTCGTGAGTGGATTTTCAGTGTTCTAAAAAGTTGTAACGAACGAGGAGAGGGAGAGTGAGTGAGCGAATGAGTAGAGGCGACGCGAGGAGAGGAGAGGGGAGGACTGATGGCGACGCATAAAAGCGGTTGTCGGGCCGCGTGCGCGccccccgataaaagacgccctaagcacgtccttaacgaccccgacgatcaaatcatgaccgacaatgcaccctatctcgtagggctacacaatccaaccttatcacagcgtcttcgccggcgaagacgaggtccccgatttctaacgtcacccggacgtggactcacgccacggcctcgggggcgtacggactaaccagtagtccaacaactctacccatcccaacgttatcctaagccgtggtccgagcctcacaggaggcgcccttaggaggacgttgccccccgacctctcgaattatttcttcgagccctagggctcacccccaggcggagcttcgcgctcgccaacccccccggtgacgctgtagcggccagtagggcctacgcagcatagtcaatctgaaacaacacaaaaaacgCGTGCGCGCATTATTACGTGTATTTTTGAGTGATTtacttgttttattataatcattTGAATATGGAAATTAAATTCCTGTTGATTTATACAAGTTAACTTCTCTTATATCTGAGTGTTGTAAAAAAGTATCAGGGACGTGTGGCCTAAATGTGACAACGCATATTTTTGGTTGCGATTATTAAGCAACGTTAACACAAGTCGGTTACTGGATGGGTGACCCATTTAGGAGGGACAAATTTGCccttttcgtttcctccgtGTCCTATTACTAAGGCTGTATCTCATgtaccgtgatagttagacagttgaaattttcacagatgatgtagtTTTGTtgctaaaaaacaaaataaaataaatatttaagggggttCCGATACAACAaccgtgatttttttgctcgttttcatagataatggtacggaacccttcacgCGCGAGTCcgatcgcacttggccggtttttaattgaatcatgaataaagttttaaagattaagatcctgtattgtgttttttcaatgtttactttgtgttatgtgcaataaagtgtaaataaaaataaaataaaaataaaagttatacaGGTTTCAACttcaaaagaataaaacaaCAATCATACGaaagtgttttcaattttctaaaagTATTATGAAAAGGAGCATTTAGAATGCAGCAAGTGGTAATTTAGtccatcccacttctgatgttccaatccaatccaatccaatccaatccatcagcctgtttgcgtccaccgctggacataggcctttccaagagcgcaccaccaaacacggtcctccgccttcctcatccatccgctccccaacACCTTCtcgtcgtcccacactgcgcttaccggtacgcggtctccactccagaactctttttttttcattttttttattcagatacaagttagcccttgactgcaacctcacctgatggtaagtgatgatgcagtctaagatgatagcgggctaacctggaaggggtatggcagtttgtattaaacccatacccctttggtttctacacggcttcgtaccggaacgctaaatcgcttggcggcacggctttgccggtagggtgtaactagccacggccgaagcctcccaccagaccaaaaactcctgatgataatgatgatgaatgttcAATTACCAGATACGTCTCGAGCCCGCAAAGACCACGAGGCTGCGGGGCAGGACTACCACTTTATATCGCGCGCGCAGTTCGAAGCTGATATCCTCAATAGGAAGTTCGTGGAGCACGGGGAGTACGAGAAGGCTTACTATGGTATGATCTaatactttttcttttatttttcttgtagCCTTGGGTCCTTAATCCCGCTTTTAAGATTTGTGCGTGATCTCTGGACAGTGGACATCTTATCCGAGAATCCAAATACTACTACTGCTACTAGTAgtatagtatttttaataataacttgaacacatttaaaaaacatcttctccactttttaagtatatttttcatagttatttttttgttgtatgcTAGTTAACTTATATACTCATTTGTCTACCgttcaaatatttataactGTTTACCTCAAccactttatatattttataaaaattgtcGATTTCTTTATTCTGTATTTTACAAATATGTACGCTATTTGACAACtggtcaaatcagtaactttttatcaaacgtcaaaacgctcgcttagtatgcgagattctatgaaatacaggaatgtgacgtcacatcataatgacgtacttttttagtttaatcgatagtttaaaatggttattacacttaaaactaacaaaggacgtggtttttacgtattttgaaagacgatctatttaataatcactgagaaataatttatttttgatgtagtcaattAATAGCTATGTTACCTTGTTTTTCGTGCAtacatttatttaagtattgttGCGTACACATGTTAAGAGTTGTCGCTTAGATCTCAAccaattgtttttgtatttggaccatttatagttGCAACCTGTTCTGTGtagcttttaaaataaaacaaataaaatgaatacGATTCCTTACTCCAGGTACTTCTTTGGAAGCGATACGAGAAGTAGTGAACTCGGGCAAGATCTGCGTCCTCAACCTGCACCCGCAGTCGCTGAAGATCCTTCGCACCTCCGACCTCAAGCCTTACACTGTGTTCGTGGCACCCCCCAGCTTGGAGAAGCTGAGGCAGAAGAAAATAAGAAACGGGGAGGCTTTTAaggtaaaatgttttttttagttcAGTATCAcacagtataattattatgtagcaAGTGCGAAacacataatctaaatatataaaaggaaaaggggactgactgactgatctatcaacgcacagctgaaactactggacggattgggctgaaaattgacacgcagatagctattatgacgtagacatccgctcaaaaaggatttttgaaaatacatctGCTATTAACCTACAGTTCAAAACGTTTGTGTCTAAAAGCCCTACAGCGTAGGTACACTGTAGGGCTCTACAGTCAAgatatttgcaaaaaaaaagaagtaatattattattatttagaaattattctAGAGAGAAGGTGTGGCgggtcagtacccgtagtacaagattttacgtctcaccaaacgaaaccaaattcgagagtcgaaatactttcgcgttacagtaaaatggacctaaactgccttgaattgaagtcaaatattcaatgccactgattttaatttcgcaatgtttccgcttggagcgctggctgtagaagtgtagacaaacttgagctttaaaacaaggcatttaagatccagtttactgtaacgcggaagtatttcgactctcgaatttggtttggtttggtgagacgtaaaatcttgtactacgggtactgttagcTTAATAACTCTTTTTCAATATCAACTAACTATGGACTTGACTTGAAGTGCTAACATTTATTGCATTAATACGCTATAGGTGAGATttctttaacttttaatatggaaaattaatttagtgtaaattaaaatagcCCACTCACCAGATAGGCAATAGGCACCAAGTTCAAAGAAGTACTTTAACCAATTCATTATAATCAACAGGAAGAAGAGCTGAAGGAGATCATAGCGACTGCGAGGGACATGGAACTCCGCTGGGGCCATTTATTCGACATGATCATCATTAACAACGATACACAACGCGCTTACCACCAACTATTGAACGAAATCAACAGTTTAGAGCGAGAACCACAGTGGGTCCCCGCGCACTGGCTCAAACAGACCTAGCGGGAACCCCCCACGGCTGCATACATCGCAGCTCAAAGACTGAACCGAGTCCAAACTCACCAACAAAACCCTCAATGTAACGTGATAAAAATTAAAGTCGGACGTGATGTGCATAATACAAGTTACTCGTTTAACACGAAGGAACCGCTCGCGAAACTGATGTTTCTCTTCGAAATGTTTACGCAAATGGTTTTACATTTGCTGTTTTACTTTATAAACGCTTGCAATGTTGAGAGGGACCTTAGTTTCAATGGGTTATTACGGATTTTTAAAGAGAGAAAACGTAGGGACAGTGTTAATGATCGTAATTGTGGAGCCGTAGAGAAAAATATAGAATTTAGTGATGTGTTCTCAAATTTAAATGGTGATTATTACGAGGCCGGTTGTAAACGTACTTTTGTTGCATGatatttacttttaaagttGAAATACTTGTTTCTATGGGGAAAATTATTTGAATCTTCAATCACAGAGGGCGCTATTTGTTTGTTTCCTGGCAAGACTTGATTATGAATGTGTTCTTACAACAATACTGCACCTaccatatttttaaaagctacCAATCTTTATGAAatacaaagtttatttttacgcaAGTACGAATAGGAAGTACTTACGTAGGTATAGGAATTAGCAAATCTTCTAGGATAACTACttactaggtataggtatatctTCTGTTTTTGAGAACAAATATTTACCGCCCTTTAGGTAACTAATATAACAGTAGTTTTCCCCATAGATAACGTTAATCACTTGAACAATATCAAAAAACACTTCCAATAAGTGctaataagtagttatattTCAATAAACTATAACTTTATGTTTCAAACtgtttgcaatattttttgattGGATGTGcatattactataaaaatagttagcaaatttattttttgtatttaatgaaatttattGTGTTTATCTAATTCGGTAGTTGATGGTAGTCGGAAAAGATAGGATGtcttgttacaaaaaaatatgttggAGTGATTTTAGTAACATAACTACACCAAACATGTCTATTGATTAGGTAATTCTATCACGACATTAtgagtaaaaataaatactattttttcatttatttctatAGAATGACTGTAACATTTTGGTATTAAAATTATGGTTTTCCAAATATTTTAACGAAAAACTACCGAATTCGAAATCCTGGTGATTGTTTAAAATAGACGGTTAATGTAATCACAGTTAAATAAACGCAATATACTCATGTACTtaacttttcaaaaataattgaatatataagaatttttatcaaaatattcaaataattaacttaaataatcttatacaaattattaattatgatatttttttatattatgtactcttttattattttaaaagtaaaaaatacaatattataatcaaaaatTAAAGTTGAATAAGTTCAATAaacagttatttttatattgtttcaaattataaaaattatataattacatGCCAGTTATGAATATATACCTTGtagatttattttacttattgaaatgaaatcgcattcaattaattttaatctataattttttttgaaatattccTTCTTTTTGAATAAGGCCGTAGCTAGAAACATAGTATTATAAACTTAAcacatttaagtattaaaataagaaaaatgctGTGAATATAAGACTAcctattgttttattaaaaatatattgaaataaGTAAAACACCTATTTAGGTTACATCAGGTTAAAATAGATCAAGATTTCCTCAACAGGTTTTtaactccccccccccccccgtacATTAATTTCTGACTACGGCCCTGTTTTTGTTTATAAGCctaattttatcgatattttattctttttcatttatacctacatcactaaattaacaataaattgaatggaatttataatttacgattttattataataagtacctacttaagagaactattaaataataactaCGAAAGAATAAACAACAATACAATATTCTATAAATGCCAAAACTTTTTacagtaggtagttagtt from Maniola hyperantus chromosome 16, iAphHyp1.2, whole genome shotgun sequence harbors:
- the sdt gene encoding protein PALS1 isoform X3, with the protein product MNSFNAPTTQINSIDKMTTVKCKSVDLEGYVIIVVQTKDNKIKLYGSPSAGNWENLELADEIMDVNETRLEDMTRTEVLSHIHECISSCVIKLRVKRRSETKLLSDIGHNIIQDAFLIAVEEQARLRLQRLSALKRITPVDMSKLSVELNKRKRTQPENKELNGYIANSTVYVTSINENGAIDSKPTISSPKSQPKPLQAKPAPLIANGIQEKKEILENKVEKIDKVEPEKHEKDSSEKSVKVIVKSEVNESEVRSDKSEVCLSNGRFEKLLGEQPDHRIRATAVVESNKLGLGEKGPRRRSGSSIVVIGAEEEKRPPPDDEHDMLTMLPLTSDTGPHREMPVDVPDSFIARNKTPPRYPPPRPPQQVNGSARGAPAVPPREASRDAPPRPPAHEIANLSKYQEQLRQRKEAEERIAAQNEFLRNSLRNSSKLQVLANEPSSTAFVNDAYEEDASDEASQLYALVDYQEVCAALSRIQKALASSGESALAARVGGTASVLLCPALRTALATRSAVLTATTHKRPGLSPPQTHRATDRLKDCIDVLGSHTASGGETSALAAELLSILGGLELESLIQAHDQAAALLDPTCFTRGKRNKTGFNNYKGDEKYPTHSPDDPSENIKIIKIEKTNEPLGATVRNEGEAVIIGRIVRGGAAEKSGLLHEGDELLEVNGVSMRGKSVHEVCQVLGGLAGTLSVVLAPRGRPRAPPAHRVLHVRAHFDYDPEDDVYIPCRELGISFQKGDVLHVISREDPNWWQAFREGEEDQTLAGLIPSQAFQHQRESMKLSLAGEAGEGERRARKGATLLCAGRVRRRKPRKPTSEAGYPLYAATAPDDYEQDEILTYEEVALYYPRASNKRPIVLIGPPNIGRHELRQRLMEDSSRFAAAVPHTSRARKDHEAAGQDYHFISRAQFEADILNRKFVEHGEYEKAYYGTSLEAIREVVNSGKICVLNLHPQSLKILRTSDLKPYTVFVAPPSLEKLRQKKIRNGEAFKEEELKEIIATARDMELRWGHLFDMIIINNDTQRAYHQLLNEINSLEREPQWVPAHWLKQT
- the sdt gene encoding protein PALS1 isoform X2 encodes the protein MSKLSVELNKRKRTQPENKELNGYIANSTVYVTSINENGAIDSKPTISSPKSQPKPLQAKPAPLIANGIQEKKEILENKVEKIDKVEPEKHEKDSSEKSVKVIVKSEVNESEVRSDKSEVCLSNGRFEKLLGEQPDHRIRATAVVESNKLGLGEKGPRRRSGSSIVVIGAEEEKRPPPDDEHDMLTMLPLTSDTGPHREMPVDVPDSFIARNKTPPRYPPPRPPQVRLRTRDDEPLLSSGGSGTSFGSKQSTVLHSTIDISGPSSDGSGSFKNNSTIELLSLPQSSDGSASFGSKKSKTSSETETTKCDLLSERSESVASVTSNTTHNLSDHKIQLLISNGEDSLIDCREGVAYSARTDSVLIREAVYAAYKLPPGFDTTPVLLGREVAVDVPETFVQIVKTTPKYPGTADRKSVLFQQVNGSARGAPAVPPREASRDAPPRPPAHEIANLSKYQEQLRQRKEAEERIAAQNEFLRNSLRNSSKLQVLANEPSSTAFVNDAYEEDASDEASQLYALVDYQEVCAALSRIQKALASSGESALAARVGGTASVLLCPALRTALATRSAVLTATTHKRPGLSPPQTHRATDRLKDCIDVLGSHTASGGETSALAAELLSILGGLELESLIQAHDQAAALLDPTCFTRGKRNKTGFNNYKGDEKYPTHSPDDPSENIKIIKIEKTNEPLGATVRNEGEAVIIGRIVRGGAAEKSGLLHEGDELLEVNGVSMRGKSVHEVCQVLGGLAGTLSVVLAPRGRPRAPPAHRVLHVRAHFDYDPEDDVYIPCRELGISFQKGDVLHVISREDPNWWQAFREGEEDQTLAGLIPSQAFQHQRESMKLSLAGEAGEGERRARKGATLLCAGRVRRRKPRKPTSEAGYPLYAATAPDDYEQDEILTYEEVALYYPRASNKRPIVLIGPPNIGRHELRQRLMEDSSRFAAAVPHTSRARKDHEAAGQDYHFISRAQFEADILNRKFVEHGEYEKAYYGTSLEAIREVVNSGKICVLNLHPQSLKILRTSDLKPYTVFVAPPSLEKLRQKKIRNGEAFKEEELKEIIATARDMELRWGHLFDMIIINNDTQRAYHQLLNEINSLEREPQWVPAHWLKQT
- the sdt gene encoding protein PALS1 isoform X4, with translation MHYKLFKRPRRRSGSSIVVIGAEEEKRPPPDDEHDMLTMLPLTSDTGPHREMPVDVPDSFIARNKTPPRYPPPRPPQVRLRTRDDEPLLSSGGSGTSFGSKQSTVLHSTIDISGPSSDGSGSFKNNSTIELLSLPQSSDGSASFGSKKSKTSSETETTKCDLLSERSESVASVTSNTTHNLSDHKIQLLISNGEDSLIDCREGVAYSARTDSVLIREAVYAAYKLPPGFDTTPVLLGREVAVDVPETFVQIVKTTPKYPGTADRKSVLFQQVNGSARGAPAVPPREASRDAPPRPPAHEIANLSKYQEQLRQRKEAEERIAAQNEFLRNSLRNSSKLQVLANEPSSTAFVNDAYEEDASDEASQLYALVDYQEVCAALSRIQKALASSGESALAARVGGTASVLLCPALRTALATRSAVLTATTHKRPGLSPPQTHRATDRLKDCIDVLGSHTASGGETSALAAELLSILGGLELESLIQAHDQAAALLDPTCFTRGKRNKTGFNNYKGDEKYPTHSPDDPSENIKIIKIEKTNEPLGATVRNEGEAVIIGRIVRGGAAEKSGLLHEGDELLEVNGVSMRGKSVHEVCQVLGGLAGTLSVVLAPRGRPRAPPAHRVLHVRAHFDYDPEDDVYIPCRELGISFQKGDVLHVISREDPNWWQAFREGEEDQTLAGLIPSQAFQHQRESMKLSLAGEAGEGERRARKGATLLCAGRVRRRKPRKPTSEAGYPLYAATAPDDYEQDEILTYEEVALYYPRASNKRPIVLIGPPNIGRHELRQRLMEDSSRFAAAVPHTSRARKDHEAAGQDYHFISRAQFEADILNRKFVEHGEYEKAYYGTSLEAIREVVNSGKICVLNLHPQSLKILRTSDLKPYTVFVAPPSLEKLRQKKIRNGEAFKEEELKEIIATARDMELRWGHLFDMIIINNDTQRAYHQLLNEINSLEREPQWVPAHWLKQT